A genomic window from Pseudomonas alcaligenes includes:
- a CDS encoding sigma-54-dependent transcriptional regulator — MPHILIVEDETIIRSALRRLLERNQYQVSEAGSVQEAQERYSIPTFDLVVSDLRLPGAPGTELIKLADGTPVLIMTSYASLRSAVDSMKMGAVDYIAKPFDHDEMLQAVARILRDHQEAKRNPPSEAPSKSAGKGNGAAAEGEIGIIGSCAAMQDLYGKIRKVAPTDSNVLIQGESGTGKELVARALHNLSRRAKAPLISVNCAAIPETLIESELFGHEKGAFTGASAGRAGLVEAADGGTLFLDEIGELPLEAQARLLRVLQEGEIRRVGSVQSQKVDVRLIAATHRDLKTLAKTGQFREDLYYRLHVIALKLPPLRERGADVNEIARAFLVRQCQRMGREDLRFAQDAEQAIRHYPWPGNVRELENAIERAVILCEGAEISAELLGIDIELDDLEDGDFSEQPQQTAANHEPTEDLSLEDYFQHFVLEHQDHMTETELARKLGISRKCLWERRQRLGIPRRKSGAATGS, encoded by the coding sequence ATGCCGCATATCCTCATCGTCGAAGACGAAACCATCATCCGCTCCGCCCTGCGCCGCCTGCTGGAACGCAACCAGTACCAGGTCAGCGAGGCCGGCTCGGTTCAGGAGGCCCAGGAGCGCTACAGCATTCCGACCTTCGACCTGGTGGTCAGCGACCTGCGCCTGCCCGGCGCCCCCGGCACCGAGCTGATCAAGCTGGCCGACGGCACCCCGGTACTGATCATGACCAGCTATGCCAGCCTGCGCTCGGCGGTGGACTCGATGAAGATGGGTGCGGTGGACTACATCGCCAAGCCCTTCGATCACGACGAGATGCTCCAGGCCGTGGCGCGTATCCTGCGCGATCACCAGGAGGCCAAGCGCAACCCGCCAAGCGAGGCGCCCAGCAAGTCCGCCGGCAAGGGCAACGGCGCCGCCGCCGAGGGCGAGATCGGCATCATCGGCTCCTGCGCCGCCATGCAGGACCTCTACGGCAAGATCCGCAAGGTCGCTCCCACCGATTCCAACGTACTGATCCAGGGCGAGTCCGGCACCGGCAAGGAGCTGGTCGCGCGTGCGCTGCACAACCTCTCGCGTCGCGCCAAGGCACCGCTGATCTCGGTGAACTGCGCTGCCATCCCCGAGACCCTGATCGAATCCGAACTGTTCGGCCACGAGAAAGGTGCCTTCACCGGCGCCAGCGCCGGCCGCGCCGGCCTGGTCGAAGCGGCCGACGGCGGCACCCTGTTCCTCGACGAGATCGGCGAGCTGCCGCTGGAGGCGCAGGCCCGCCTGCTGCGCGTGCTGCAGGAGGGCGAGATCCGTCGGGTCGGCTCGGTGCAGTCACAGAAGGTCGATGTACGCCTGATCGCCGCTACCCACCGCGACCTCAAGACGCTGGCCAAGACCGGCCAGTTCCGCGAGGACCTCTACTACCGCCTGCATGTCATCGCCCTCAAGCTGCCGCCACTGCGCGAGCGCGGCGCCGACGTCAACGAGATCGCCCGCGCCTTCCTCGTCCGCCAGTGCCAGCGCATGGGCCGCGAGGACCTGCGCTTCGCCCAGGATGCCGAGCAGGCGATCCGCCACTACCCCTGGCCGGGCAACGTGCGCGAGCTGGAGAATGCCATCGAGCGCGCGGTGATCCTCTGCGAGGGCGCGGAAATTTCTGCCGAGCTGCTGGGCATCGACATCGAGCTGGACGACCTGGAGGACGGCGACTTCAGCGAACAGCCACAGCAGACCGCGGCCAACCACGAACCGACCGAGGACCTGTCGCTGGAGGACTACTTCCAGCACTTCGTGCTGGAGCACCAGGATCACATGACCGAGACCGAGCTGGCGCGCAAGCTCGGCATCAGCCGCAAGTGCCTGTGGGAGCGCCGTCAGCGCCTGGGCATTCCGCGGCGCAAGTCGGGCGCGGCGACCGGCTCCTGA
- a CDS encoding polynucleotide adenylyltransferase PcnB: MLKKLFKSFRSPLKRQARPRSTPEILGPRQHSLQRSQFSRNAVNVVERLQNAGYQAYLVGGCVRDLLIGVQPKDFDVATSATPEQVRAEFRNARVIGRRFKLAHVHFGREIIEVATFRSNHPQGDDEEDSHQSARNESGRILRDNVYGSQESDAQRRDFTINALYFDVSGERVLDYAHGVHDIRNRLIRLIGDPEQRYLEDPVRMLRAVRFAAKLDFDIEKHSAAPIRRLAPMLRDIPAARLFDEVLKLFLAGYAERTFELLLEYDLFAPLFPASARALERNPDYAGELIRQALANTDERIAQGKPVTPAFLFAALLWPALPARAAQLQERGMPPIPAMQEAAHDLIVEQCKRIAVPKRFTIPIREIWDMQERLPRRQGKRADLLLENPRFRAGYDFLLLREEAGEQTGGLGDWWTDYQDASDSERRAMIRDLSSRADDGDDSAPARKRRRGGRNRRRGPRSDAPAGE; encoded by the coding sequence ATGCTGAAAAAGCTGTTCAAGTCGTTCCGCTCACCTCTCAAGCGCCAAGCCCGCCCCCGCAGCACGCCGGAAATTCTCGGCCCGCGCCAGCATTCCCTGCAACGCAGCCAGTTCAGCCGCAATGCGGTAAACGTGGTGGAGCGCCTGCAGAACGCCGGCTACCAGGCCTATCTGGTCGGCGGCTGCGTACGTGACCTGCTGATCGGCGTGCAACCCAAGGACTTCGACGTGGCCACCAGCGCCACCCCCGAGCAGGTACGGGCCGAGTTCCGCAACGCCCGGGTGATCGGCCGCCGCTTCAAGCTGGCGCATGTGCATTTCGGCCGCGAGATCATCGAGGTGGCGACCTTCCGCAGCAACCACCCGCAAGGCGACGACGAGGAAGACAGCCACCAGTCCGCCCGTAACGAGAGCGGGCGCATCCTGCGCGACAACGTCTACGGCAGCCAGGAGAGCGATGCCCAGCGCCGCGACTTCACCATCAACGCCCTGTACTTCGACGTCAGCGGCGAGCGCGTGCTGGACTACGCCCACGGCGTGCACGACATTCGCAACCGCCTGATCCGCCTGATCGGCGACCCCGAGCAGCGCTACCTGGAAGACCCGGTACGCATGCTGCGCGCCGTGCGCTTCGCCGCCAAGCTGGACTTCGACATCGAGAAACACAGCGCCGCGCCGATCCGCCGCCTGGCGCCGATGCTGCGCGACATCCCTGCCGCGCGCCTGTTCGACGAGGTGCTCAAGCTGTTCCTCGCCGGCTACGCCGAGCGCACCTTCGAACTGCTGCTCGAGTACGACCTGTTCGCCCCGCTGTTCCCGGCCAGCGCCCGCGCCCTGGAGCGCAATCCCGACTATGCCGGCGAGCTGATCCGCCAGGCCCTGGCCAACACCGACGAACGCATCGCCCAGGGCAAGCCGGTGACCCCCGCCTTCCTCTTCGCCGCCCTGCTCTGGCCGGCCCTGCCGGCGCGCGCCGCGCAGCTGCAGGAGCGCGGCATGCCGCCGATCCCGGCGATGCAGGAAGCGGCCCACGACCTGATCGTCGAGCAGTGCAAGCGCATCGCCGTGCCCAAGCGTTTCACCATCCCGATCCGCGAGATCTGGGACATGCAGGAGCGCCTGCCACGGCGCCAGGGCAAGCGTGCCGACCTGCTGCTGGAGAACCCGCGCTTCCGCGCCGGCTACGACTTCCTCCTGCTGCGCGAAGAGGCCGGCGAGCAGACCGGCGGCCTGGGCGACTGGTGGACCGACTACCAGGACGCCAGCGATAGCGAACGCCGCGCCATGATCCGCGACCTCAGCAGCCGCGCGGATGACGGCGACGACAGCGCGCCGGCACGCAAGCGCCGCCGCGGCGGGCGCAACCGCCGCCGCGGTCCGCGCAGCGACGCGCCGGCCGGGGAATGA
- the folK gene encoding 2-amino-4-hydroxy-6-hydroxymethyldihydropteridine diphosphokinase, whose product MERVYIGLGSNLAEPLQQLRAALAALAELPASRLAATSSFYASDPLGPPDQPRYVNAVAALDTELAPLQLLDALQRIELEQGRERKAERWGPRTLDLDILLFGSRLLAEERLTVPHYHMHARAFVLYPLAEIAPADLQLPDGRRLPELLAACPYAGLERLVTP is encoded by the coding sequence ATGGAAAGGGTCTATATCGGCCTCGGCAGTAACCTGGCCGAGCCGCTCCAGCAGCTGCGGGCGGCGCTGGCCGCGCTTGCCGAACTGCCGGCCAGCCGCCTGGCGGCCACCTCCTCCTTCTATGCCAGCGACCCGCTGGGCCCGCCCGACCAGCCGCGCTACGTCAATGCCGTGGCCGCGCTGGACACCGAGCTGGCACCGCTGCAGCTGCTCGACGCCCTGCAGCGCATCGAGCTGGAACAGGGCCGCGAGCGCAAGGCCGAGCGCTGGGGCCCGCGCACCCTGGACCTGGACATCCTGCTGTTCGGCTCACGCCTGCTCGCCGAGGAGCGCCTGACCGTGCCGCACTACCACATGCACGCCCGCGCCTTCGTCCTCTACCCGCTGGCCGAGATCGCCCCGGCCGACCTGCAGCTGCCGGACGGCCGCCGCCTGCCGGAACTGCTCGCCGCCTGTCCCTATGCGGGCCTGGAGCGCCTGGTAACGCCGTAA
- the panB gene encoding 3-methyl-2-oxobutanoate hydroxymethyltransferase — protein MPDVTVSTLLGMKQKGEKIAMLTAYDATFAQAACQAGVEVLLVGDSLGMVLQGHDSTLPVSLADMAYHTAAVKRGNQGALILTDLPFMAYATLEQTFASCATVMQAGAHMVKLEGAGWLAEPIRQLAERGVPVCAHLGLTPQAVNVFGGFKVQGRGDAAARQLRADAMALEQAGAAMLLLECVPSELAAEISQSVKIPVIGIGAGNATDGQVLVMHDLLGLSLTGRTPKFVKNFMAGQPSVQAAFAAYVRAVKDASFPAEEHGFSA, from the coding sequence ATGCCTGATGTAACCGTAAGCACCCTGCTGGGCATGAAGCAGAAGGGCGAAAAGATCGCCATGCTGACCGCCTACGACGCCACCTTCGCCCAGGCAGCCTGCCAGGCCGGGGTGGAAGTGCTGCTGGTGGGCGACTCCCTCGGCATGGTCCTGCAGGGCCACGACAGCACCCTGCCGGTGTCGCTGGCCGATATGGCCTACCACACCGCCGCGGTGAAGCGTGGCAACCAGGGCGCGCTGATCCTCACCGACCTGCCGTTCATGGCCTACGCCACCCTGGAGCAGACCTTCGCCAGCTGCGCCACGGTGATGCAGGCCGGCGCCCACATGGTCAAGCTGGAAGGCGCCGGCTGGCTGGCCGAGCCGATCCGCCAGCTGGCCGAGCGCGGCGTACCGGTGTGCGCCCACCTGGGCCTGACCCCGCAGGCGGTCAACGTGTTCGGCGGCTTCAAGGTGCAGGGCCGTGGCGACGCCGCCGCACGCCAGCTGCGCGCCGACGCCATGGCCCTGGAACAGGCCGGCGCGGCCATGCTGCTGCTCGAGTGCGTGCCCAGCGAGCTGGCCGCCGAGATCAGCCAGTCGGTGAAGATCCCGGTGATCGGCATCGGCGCGGGCAATGCCACCGACGGCCAGGTGCTGGTGATGCACGACCTGCTCGGCCTGTCGCTGACCGGGCGTACGCCGAAGTTCGTGAAGAACTTCATGGCAGGCCAGCCCAGCGTGCAGGCCGCCTTCGCCGCCTATGTACGCGCCGTGAAGGACGCCAGCTTCCCCGCCGAGGAACACGGATTCTCCGCATGA
- the panC gene encoding pantoate--beta-alanine ligase: MNTVKTVLELRAAVARARGEGKRIAFVPTMGNLHEGHVALVEKAGQRADFVVASIFVNPLQFGPSEDLAKYPRTLVADQDKLVAAGCHLLFHPDVEEMYPHGQDGQTRVSVPGVSEGLCGASRPGHFEGVATVVTKLFNMVQPDLAVFGEKDFQQLAVIRTLVRDLNMPIQIIGEPTVRAEDGLALSSRNGYLSAEQRAQAPALYATLQQLAASIHSGERDFARLIDSGKARLADAGLRPDYLEIREANSLRPATAEDRQLVILAAAFLGTTRLIDNLAFEL; the protein is encoded by the coding sequence ATGAACACCGTCAAAACCGTACTCGAACTGCGCGCCGCCGTGGCGCGCGCGCGTGGCGAAGGCAAGCGCATCGCCTTCGTGCCGACCATGGGCAACCTGCACGAGGGCCACGTCGCCCTGGTGGAGAAGGCTGGCCAGCGCGCCGACTTCGTGGTCGCCAGCATCTTCGTCAACCCGCTGCAGTTCGGCCCCAGCGAAGACCTGGCCAAGTACCCGCGCACCCTCGTGGCCGACCAGGACAAGCTGGTCGCCGCCGGCTGCCACCTGCTGTTCCACCCGGACGTGGAGGAGATGTATCCCCACGGCCAGGACGGCCAGACCCGGGTCAGCGTGCCCGGCGTTTCCGAGGGTCTGTGCGGCGCCAGCCGCCCCGGTCACTTCGAGGGCGTCGCCACCGTGGTGACCAAGCTGTTCAACATGGTCCAGCCGGACCTCGCCGTGTTCGGCGAGAAGGACTTCCAGCAGCTGGCGGTGATCCGCACCCTGGTGCGCGACCTGAACATGCCGATCCAGATCATCGGCGAGCCGACCGTGCGCGCCGAGGACGGCCTGGCCCTGTCCTCGCGCAACGGCTACCTGAGCGCCGAGCAACGCGCGCAGGCGCCGGCCCTGTATGCCACCCTGCAACAGCTGGCCGCCTCCATCCACAGTGGCGAGCGCGACTTCGCCCGGCTGATCGACAGCGGCAAGGCCCGCCTGGCGGACGCCGGCCTGCGCCCCGACTACCTGGAGATCCGCGAGGCCAACAGCCTGCGTCCGGCAACCGCCGAGGACCGCCAGCTGGTGATCCTGGCCGCCGCCTTCCTCGGCACCACGCGCCTGATCGACAACCTGGCCTTCGAGCTGTAA
- the panD gene encoding aspartate 1-decarboxylase, which yields MHAIMLKAKLHRAIVTHAVLDYEGSCAIDGEWLDLAGIREYEQIQIYNVDNGERFTTYAIRGEEGSRIISVNGAAAHKAGVGQRVIICAYAHYSEAELANFQPRVLYMGEGGELSHTSNAIPVQVA from the coding sequence ATGCACGCCATCATGCTCAAGGCCAAGCTGCACCGCGCCATCGTCACCCACGCGGTGCTCGACTACGAAGGCTCCTGCGCCATCGACGGCGAGTGGCTGGACCTGGCCGGCATTCGCGAGTACGAGCAGATCCAGATCTACAACGTGGACAACGGCGAGCGCTTCACCACCTACGCCATCCGTGGCGAGGAAGGCTCGCGGATCATCTCGGTCAACGGCGCCGCCGCGCACAAGGCCGGCGTCGGCCAGCGCGTGATCATCTGCGCCTATGCCCACTACAGCGAGGCCGAGCTGGCCAACTTCCAGCCGCGCGTGCTGTACATGGGCGAAGGTGGCGAGCTGAGCCACACCAGCAATGCGATTCCGGTACAGGTCGCCTGA
- the pgi gene encoding glucose-6-phosphate isomerase encodes MAYHQQPLDVTTLPAWQALLQHRQAMQGFSMREAFASDAQRFERFSMSTSGIFLDYSKNLLSEQTRALLVDLAREAGLQEAIEALFNGERVNVSEGRPALHTALRRPIGDCVKVDGVNVMPEVHRVLNQMTDLVGRIHSNMWRGYSDKAITDVVNIGIGGSFLGPQLVSEALLPFTQHGVRCHYLANIDGSEFHELAAKLNAETTLFIVSSKSFGTLETLKNAQAARTWYLARGGTEERLYRHFIAVTSNKEAAIAFGIREKNVFPMWDWVGGRYSLWSAIGLPIALAIGMSNFKELLSGAYSMDTHFRSTAFEKNMPVLLALLGVWYGNFWGAQSHAILPYDHYLRNITKHLQQLDMESNGKSVRQDGSPVSTETGPVIWGGVGCNGQHAYHQLLHQGTALIPADFIVPVVSYNPVADHHQWLYANCLSQSQALMLGKTRAEAEAELRARGLGEDEVQRLAPHKVIPGNRPSNTLVLERISPRRLGALVAMYEHKVFVQSVIWGINAFDQWGVELGKELGKGVYQRLTGWDQPPAEDASTQGLIDFFRGRHRG; translated from the coding sequence ATGGCGTACCATCAGCAGCCGCTCGACGTCACCACCCTGCCCGCCTGGCAGGCCCTGCTCCAGCACCGCCAGGCCATGCAGGGCTTCAGCATGCGCGAGGCCTTCGCCAGCGATGCGCAGCGCTTCGAGCGCTTCTCCATGAGCACCAGCGGCATCTTCCTCGACTACTCGAAGAACCTGCTCAGCGAGCAGACCCGCGCCCTGCTGGTCGACCTGGCCCGCGAGGCCGGCCTGCAGGAGGCCATCGAGGCGCTGTTCAATGGCGAGCGGGTCAACGTCTCGGAAGGCCGCCCGGCGCTGCACACCGCCCTGCGCCGACCGATCGGCGACTGCGTCAAGGTAGACGGCGTCAACGTGATGCCGGAAGTGCACCGCGTGCTCAACCAGATGACCGACCTGGTCGGGCGCATCCACAGCAACATGTGGCGCGGCTACAGCGACAAGGCCATCACCGACGTGGTCAACATCGGCATCGGCGGCTCCTTCCTCGGCCCGCAGCTGGTCTCCGAGGCGCTGCTGCCCTTCACCCAGCACGGCGTGCGCTGCCATTACCTGGCCAATATCGATGGCAGCGAGTTCCACGAACTGGCCGCCAAGCTGAATGCCGAGACCACCCTGTTCATCGTCTCGTCGAAATCCTTCGGAACCCTGGAAACCCTGAAGAACGCCCAGGCCGCGCGCACCTGGTACCTGGCCCGCGGCGGTACCGAGGAGCGCCTGTACCGCCACTTCATCGCGGTGACTAGCAACAAGGAAGCGGCCATCGCCTTCGGCATCCGCGAGAAGAATGTCTTCCCCATGTGGGACTGGGTCGGCGGGCGCTACTCGCTGTGGTCGGCCATCGGCCTGCCGATCGCCCTGGCCATCGGCATGTCCAACTTCAAGGAGCTGCTCTCCGGCGCCTACAGCATGGACACGCACTTCCGCAGCACCGCGTTCGAGAAGAACATGCCGGTGCTGCTGGCCCTGCTCGGCGTCTGGTACGGCAACTTCTGGGGCGCGCAGAGCCACGCCATCCTGCCGTACGACCACTACCTGCGCAACATCACCAAGCACCTGCAGCAGCTGGACATGGAATCCAACGGCAAGAGCGTGCGCCAGGACGGCAGCCCGGTCAGCACCGAGACCGGCCCGGTGATCTGGGGCGGCGTCGGCTGCAACGGCCAGCACGCCTATCACCAGCTGCTGCACCAGGGCACCGCGCTGATTCCGGCGGACTTCATCGTGCCGGTGGTCAGCTACAACCCGGTCGCCGACCATCACCAGTGGCTGTACGCCAACTGCCTGTCGCAGAGCCAGGCGCTGATGCTCGGCAAGACCCGCGCCGAGGCCGAGGCCGAGCTGCGTGCCCGCGGCCTGGGCGAGGACGAAGTGCAGCGCCTGGCGCCGCACAAGGTGATTCCGGGCAACCGGCCGAGCAATACCCTGGTGCTGGAGCGCATCAGCCCGCGGCGCCTGGGTGCGCTGGTGGCCATGTACGAGCACAAGGTGTTCGTGCAGAGCGTGATCTGGGGCATCAACGCCTTCGACCAGTGGGGCGTGGAACTGGGCAAGGAGCTCGGCAAGGGCGTCTACCAGCGCCTCACCGGCTGGGACCAGCCGCCGGCCGAGGACGCCTCGACCCAGGGCCTGATCGACTTCTTCCGCGGCCGTCATCGCGGCTGA
- the acs gene encoding acetate--CoA ligase has translation MFEISLHPVKDEVRRRAHLNNEQYQQLYRQSIEQPDAFWSEQARQFLDWFKPWDRVQHSDLAQGEAQWFAGGRLNVAHNCIDRHLPQRGEQIAIIWEGDNPAESAHITYNKLHHNVSRLANVLKSRGVRKGDRVCIYMPMIPEAAYAMLACARIGAIHSVVFGGFSPDALRDRILDADCRTVITADEGVRGGKYIPLKANVDQALQSCPNVSTVVVVERTQGEIAWVEGRDLWYHQALKEASGDCPAEPMDAEDPLFILYTSGSTGKPKGVLHTTGGYLLGAAMTHKYVFDYHEGDIYWCTADVGWVTGHSYIVYGPLANGATTLMFEGVPNYPDASRFWQVIDKHQVNIFYTAPTALRALMREGEGPVKTTSRSSLRLLGSVGEPINPEAWEWYYHVVGETRCPIVDTWWQTETGSILITPLPGATDLKPGSATRPFFGVQPVLLDEQGKEIEGPGAGVLAIKASWPSQIRSVYGDHQRMIDTYFKPYPGYYFTGDGARRDEDGYWWITGRVDDVINVSGHRIGTAEVESALVLHDAVAEAAVVGYPHDVKGQGIYAYVTLMKGSEPSEALTKELLALVGKEIGSFAKPELIQWAPGLPKTRSGKIMRRILRKIACNELENMGDTSTLADPSVVDSLIERRLNR, from the coding sequence ATGTTCGAAATCAGCCTTCACCCGGTCAAGGACGAGGTGCGCCGGCGCGCCCACCTGAACAACGAGCAGTACCAGCAGCTCTACCGCCAGTCCATCGAACAGCCGGACGCGTTCTGGAGCGAGCAGGCCCGGCAGTTCCTCGACTGGTTCAAGCCCTGGGACCGCGTGCAGCACAGCGACCTGGCCCAGGGCGAGGCGCAGTGGTTCGCCGGCGGCCGGCTCAACGTCGCCCACAACTGCATCGACCGCCACCTGCCGCAGCGCGGCGAACAGATCGCCATCATCTGGGAAGGCGACAACCCGGCCGAGTCGGCGCACATCACCTACAACAAGCTGCACCACAACGTCAGCCGCCTGGCCAACGTGCTGAAGAGCCGTGGCGTGCGGAAGGGCGACCGGGTGTGCATCTACATGCCGATGATCCCCGAAGCGGCCTACGCCATGCTGGCCTGCGCACGCATCGGCGCCATCCACTCGGTGGTATTCGGCGGCTTCTCCCCGGACGCCCTGCGTGACCGCATCCTCGATGCCGACTGCCGCACGGTGATCACCGCCGACGAGGGCGTGCGCGGCGGCAAGTACATTCCGCTCAAGGCCAACGTCGACCAGGCCCTGCAGAGCTGCCCGAACGTCTCCACCGTGGTGGTGGTCGAGCGCACCCAGGGCGAGATCGCCTGGGTGGAGGGCCGCGACCTCTGGTACCACCAGGCCCTCAAGGAGGCCAGCGGCGACTGCCCGGCCGAGCCGATGGATGCCGAAGACCCGCTGTTCATCCTCTACACCTCGGGCTCCACGGGTAAGCCGAAGGGCGTGCTGCATACCACCGGCGGCTACCTGCTGGGCGCGGCCATGACCCACAAGTACGTGTTCGACTACCACGAGGGCGACATCTACTGGTGCACCGCCGACGTCGGCTGGGTCACCGGGCACAGCTACATCGTCTACGGACCGCTGGCCAACGGCGCCACTACCCTGATGTTCGAGGGCGTGCCCAACTACCCGGACGCCTCGCGCTTCTGGCAGGTGATCGACAAGCACCAGGTGAACATCTTCTACACCGCGCCGACTGCCCTGCGCGCGCTGATGCGCGAAGGCGAAGGCCCGGTCAAGACCACCTCGCGCTCGAGCCTGCGCCTGCTCGGCTCGGTGGGCGAGCCGATCAACCCGGAAGCCTGGGAGTGGTACTACCACGTGGTCGGCGAGACCCGTTGCCCGATCGTCGACACCTGGTGGCAGACCGAGACCGGCTCGATCCTGATCACCCCGCTGCCCGGCGCCACCGACCTCAAGCCCGGCTCGGCGACCCGGCCGTTCTTCGGTGTGCAGCCGGTGCTGCTCGACGAACAGGGCAAGGAAATCGAGGGCCCCGGCGCCGGCGTGCTGGCGATCAAGGCCAGCTGGCCGAGCCAGATCCGCAGCGTCTACGGCGACCACCAGCGGATGATCGATACCTACTTCAAGCCCTACCCCGGCTACTACTTCACCGGCGACGGCGCGCGCCGCGACGAGGACGGCTACTGGTGGATCACCGGCCGCGTCGACGATGTGATCAACGTCTCCGGCCACCGCATCGGTACCGCCGAGGTGGAGAGCGCCCTGGTCCTGCACGATGCGGTGGCCGAGGCGGCGGTGGTCGGCTACCCGCACGACGTGAAGGGCCAGGGCATCTATGCCTACGTCACCCTGATGAAAGGCAGCGAGCCGAGCGAGGCGCTGACCAAGGAGCTGCTGGCCCTGGTCGGCAAGGAGATCGGCAGCTTCGCCAAGCCGGAGCTGATCCAGTGGGCACCGGGCCTGCCCAAGACCCGCTCGGGCAAGATCATGCGGCGCATCCTGCGCAAGATCGCCTGCAACGAGCTGGAGAACATGGGCGATACCTCGACCCTGGCCGACCCCTCGGTGGTCGACAGCCTGATCGAACGGCGCCTCAACCGCTGA
- a CDS encoding oxygenase MpaB family protein, with protein MESLRRQIAAQVHSLTGASLNQLDLDQPRGDPGLFGPASMVWEVHADFTSMMVGGIAALLLQMLHPLALAGVWDHSNFRQDLIGRLRRTSLFIAGTSYGGVADAERLIDKVRSIHQQVMGQAPDGRPYAASDPALLTWVHVAEVHCFLNGYLRYCNPELPGAEQDRYYAEVALIARRLGAQEVPDSRQAVAAYLAAMRPQLRCDERTREVVRLLHAAPMPSLLARPFGGLMMQASFDLLPTWASALLGESVPAWRRPLLRASVQRTAQLLRWAVADNSAAQRARRRLLVAGRSESAMRP; from the coding sequence ATGGAAAGCCTCCGCCGCCAGATCGCCGCCCAGGTGCACAGTCTCACGGGCGCCTCGCTCAACCAGCTCGACCTCGACCAGCCACGAGGCGACCCCGGCCTGTTCGGGCCCGCCTCGATGGTCTGGGAAGTGCACGCCGACTTCACCTCGATGATGGTCGGCGGCATCGCCGCCCTGCTCCTGCAGATGCTGCATCCGCTGGCCCTGGCCGGGGTCTGGGACCACTCCAACTTCCGTCAGGACCTGATCGGCCGCCTGCGTCGCACCAGCCTGTTCATCGCCGGCACCAGCTACGGCGGCGTCGCGGACGCCGAGCGCCTGATCGACAAGGTGCGCAGCATCCACCAGCAGGTGATGGGCCAGGCGCCCGATGGGCGCCCCTATGCCGCCAGCGACCCGGCCCTGCTGACCTGGGTGCACGTGGCCGAGGTGCACTGCTTCCTCAACGGCTACCTGCGCTACTGCAATCCCGAGCTGCCGGGCGCCGAGCAGGACCGCTACTACGCCGAAGTGGCGCTGATCGCCCGGCGCCTCGGCGCGCAGGAGGTCCCCGATTCGCGCCAGGCGGTCGCGGCCTACCTCGCGGCGATGCGCCCCCAGCTGCGCTGCGACGAGCGCACCCGCGAAGTGGTGCGCCTGCTGCACGCCGCACCCATGCCCAGCCTGCTGGCCCGCCCCTTCGGCGGGCTGATGATGCAGGCCAGCTTCGACCTGCTGCCCACCTGGGCCAGTGCCCTGCTCGGCGAGAGCGTCCCGGCCTGGCGCCGCCCGCTGCTGCGCGCCAGCGTGCAGCGCACTGCCCAGCTGTTGCGCTGGGCCGTGGCCGACAACAGCGCGGCGCAGCGCGCCCGGCGCCGCCTGCTGGTGGCTGGCCGGTCAGAATCCGCTATGCGACCATAA